A region of the Primulina eburnea isolate SZY01 chromosome 7, ASM2296580v1, whole genome shotgun sequence genome:
taaatcttattggatattcagatgttgattatgcaggttgcaaactagcccgaaaaagcacaagtggtttttgtcaatttcttggtgataggctgatatcctggtttagcaagaaacagacttccatagccacatctactgcagaagcagaatatctggatgctggaagctgctgctctcagatactgtggattcaacaacagttaagagactatgggattcaagcctccgaatcacctatattctgtgacaataccagtgcaattgcaatcacacaaaatccagtacttcattccagaacgaagcacatagacatcagacatcactttattagagatcatgtgcagaagaagaacattcgtctggaatatgtttccactgatcaacaaacagcggatatcttcacgaaactcttaccagaaaataagttttctttctTTCGTAATTCTCCTGGtttaatagatttaacttgactATTTTCTGATATCTTAGTTAAACTTCTATTATTACTTGTTTGTTATCGCATTAAACTAACAGTAAGatatttgcagaaaagcagaagagaaaagtcagataagcaaaactggaattttattagaaatcatttcagtacattacacgatgcaaaagtaaaaacagtagatcttctttgctatttaaccagtagcgttacatgTAGCGTTTGTCTTCTAGGAGCTCTCTGAtatttgcttgcaaagtacttcaacaggaaaaagatggtcttcttcgaagagaaaggcctagaaagaatctagcaagcttaggtcttgccagcactaatgtaatttttagatgccttacagggcatcagaaaggatttcagcatcatcaatccaccagcactctcttattgcattagcatgcttctggaagaaatcgatgctatattttaaactcaatcgaagcaaaagatctgcttgactgtggaaactacaactcaaggagtgtatttcaaggatcattacgatATTTATGATACCCTCAAACTTCTCTCTGGACAATTTTGCTTCATCTCCTGAATCtaactctaactctcttttTACTTGAGTTTTCCTTGTTTTTGTTTAACCTCGTTCAAAccttgcaggtatttatagagggaacaaagactcttgtgaatcGCAAGATTGCGACTGTTCAGTTTCAACGGCTTAGATTgagagatggccaagagtcacttgtcgcaattatgactacttattaactgcatttaccgagggggaacagtatcttagtcagactaagagtttgacactttttcagaaaacagataggatgtttgtcttttcgataaaactacaagtctgctggttttgacaAAGTGCTCGTATATTTCAGCactctgaaacttccagcagacgttatcataaaatgacaaatccttttctgatttcttttagtaaccgtctggacagcccgatctttttcagaattttcaaaatcattcgtctctttgacagtttctgcaaaacttttcaaacactcaaccaagaacatactgacacgtgtctttatgtttatttgacggctgtatatctatttcatatttcacattttcacctttactgtttcataactatcgttattcagctactgctttctctatatcataactaactactgcaaatttttctgatctcatctgcatacagaaatggctggagtatacactcttaacgcttatcaagttaactttgcttcCGTTCTCaccatcaaggatgagaatctcttgAAAATGTTTTAGGATATTGAGAAATCAGGACTCCGGAAATTCCTGGAAGAACCAGCAGTtatctacaaaaatgctctcctggaatTTTACGCCAAAGCAACAGTGCATGAAGGAATGATTTTTCATACCCAAGGAGATGCttctatctccattgatgccgcacacctaggagcaaccttcctcctCCCACTTTCAGGTATGTCTGAACtctctgatatttccaagacagatATGTATGTTGCTCTCAGCTCTTTCTCcgcatctggagaagaagtgtctccttctcgccacaagaaattgctcaaaatagagtatcagattctggccgatattgtggctaaagctattttgatcaaggctggcaccttcgacaagttgacgaaggagaaagttcaagtaatgactgccatcaccaaggggattaaggtggactggagtcattttattttcagaattatgaaggatatggttgttAGGCGAAGTTCTGGTTTCGCGGTTCAGATCAGTGttttgctcaaggatgctggtttcgcatCTACCAGTGATCTCGATGCTACTTCCATTACCATGATTGATGCAGAAAATGTATTGgctctaaggcctaagccaacagtggcggagtttgttgcgatgaagaaggaaattggggaaactgcttctgaggctcccaaacctcaaaagaaaatttcaaagaaacgatTGATTATTTCGACGGATTTCGAtaaaacagcatcagaagagtctgctgctgctgttcgACCAGCCGTACCaaccccagccaagaagaaaccgcgcaccattcttaagattaaaaagccagcagcactgtctgaaattgagaaagtacctattcgtcaggtctttccagaagcggtTCCTTCTGCTCTATCAACTGCTTCTTCGACTGCACCCACTACTGCGTCTGTTTCAGCACCctctactgctactgcttttaagcCATCATCTGGAATCGTTATTCGGGAACcagcaagcgggtcttctgctttccgaCCTATTGCGCCTATTCCATCTTCTGAcaaaggcaaagggaaaatgGTGGAAGAACCACCtgtttttggtcacaagaccactgtcaccaccggcgttgatcttcatatagccgagattgagacctctgcaaacgatgacatgagtttctttgatgaatggcatactGTCCGTTTGTTTCATTCCTTTGCTTATTTCAAAACAAAAGGGGCTTATGGCAAAATGATGAATGCGGAAAAGAGAATTTTTCAGCTGGAAAAAACAGAGaatgtcatcgaggccttgcACAGAAGGAACTTCATCCTtgatcagctgaaatgtcagaaattagaatcagttctgaaagttcttcaatcgaattttgatcctgccattcctactgctgttcaggatcaaaatgttattttgattctatctgacagattaaagcagatgagtgagcaacttcttgctcaagaacaaggctttggagagcctactgtttatcatgttggccttgtcccgatctttcaacagaatcagacagttgaggaaaggactacagcctccccaaaggctgtTGTTCTTAGTACTCCTGTATCTCCGACTAGGCCCATTCAGTCCTCATCACTATTGTCcgtgcatgaactggcttcagttgaggaagtcattgaatcgatTGTCCCTACTGTCTCTACCACTTTGGAATTGCCGGCTTCTGGTTCTCCTACCCCAGGGCAACAATtagcagaaccagatgctaCTTCTTTACTGCCGAACTTAGAGTTGTTTTCTGCTGCACATCAAACAGAAATGAACGTTCTTCTGGAacagccttctgcaccttctaTTGAAGCATCTTCAGTTTCACAGGCTGTTACTGTACCAATGGAAGAAgctttggcctctgacttggccaTTCCTACTGAAGATACTACTCTTCCTCTGGTTGCTGTTGAGCCTACTGTTTCTGCAATTCCAGCAGAAAGCACAGCAGACCCTGCTCCTTCTACTGCATTAATGGATGCTCCTCCtgtttctactgcgttgactgtCTCCCTCCCTGTTTTGACTGCGACGAAttctcgtctttctgagatcAAACAACGCATTCTTGAACGAACCCCTTCCCCGGAATCAGATGCATTCAACCTCGAACATCAGATTCAGTGTCTAAAAACCGACCTCAACAACATCTCTGAGTTAGTGAAACGTATGCCTTGTGAAAACCTTGCGGAATTCAGTGGTGCTAAATCTTTCCGAGAGCGAATGGGGAAATACATCTATCTCACTAAGGAGACCTtggacaagatgtatgctgaagccTCCGTTTTCAGAACAGCTATATCAAGAACTCACAATGccatcatgcttgctcaaaatgatatactcactcgaattactgagcatgatgatatctttcgatcactgtctacttctgtggaacttttggatgccaagattgactctcaaaatcaatctatcactgccttagataatcgcatctcttctcagaccccgtatctggatatgctaaccgatggcattcaaaatatttccggcagagtgaatgatctctttacccatgtggtggccgctgatgccaaaaagggggaagatagaggagatagaggagatcaagcaggagttaggcaaacagaagatgaggctgaaccttctaacagaagagaccaagaaactcaaaatgaagaaatcatttacatGGACATTGGAACCGATTGATTTGTTTACTTTAATGCGTTATTAACATTATCCgtttatttaaatgattatctgttttacttaacgactttctactgtttaggttttggcatcaccacaaagggggaaattgttagacatgaatttttattgtggcgatgataactaaaactagtagaccagcagaccagaacaaacttatcagtagctgctgattctagtaaaactaaaccagtagaaaagggaTTACAATACAAAACCAatagagaacgttttctaacgttgctatcttaattgttaccgttaaagagttcctagtactagtattaattgcagcattaaatactatatggagtcatttaatgcatattacccaattaagtataaaacaagactgattgttttatagcttttctgcaggaacttgtttcggtaataaagctgattgtatcagttatctgaagacttctctgattgtgaacgttgaactcagtctattatatatacttggatcaaatccttgttcgacacgacacttcgcataatatcattttcaaggaacaaagctactctcttatcaaacgaatatcagttttccttgagcactttaaaagttcaacacaaagaaaagtagcacacgcttcatagcttatatctgatcttttgtagatcatcttgtgctactaattcttacactcttcacgatctttactgcaCTAAAGGAGtgaaaacaaattttataaGGGTATCTTTgatttgttttgtatttttaatgttttaaggagtgaaaacaaattttttagGTGCATGGAGATAGGATAAAGTTGAGTTTGAGTTTAGAGATTTATCTCCAATTTATCTTCAAAATTTTAGAGAACTTATTTTACTAATTGATGAGACTATTGAGGaatttctaaaatttattaaaGGGTAATAATGTCAACTTCTAATATGCAATTTAAAATCGAGTGTATTAGAAAAAATCGGAGTGTAAAAACAAACCTCATatgaaaaacattttcaaatattttgttaAGGGTAATAATTTAATCTATTAGTAAGATGATTGATATGTGTTGCTTGTCATTGATTTTAATATAAGAACCAGATTCAACAATTTTTTTCGGTGCAATTATTACACTAGCTAGTAAAATTATTGACACGTGAAGTTTGAGATGTtatacattttaaattattgGAGTTCAACCGTTATCACTGGCTCTAattttagtaaaaaaaattaaacatttgGCCATACATTAATTGACATCAAAGTCAGTGTCAAGTATTCGATTCTCGAGGATTGAGATGAGTCAAATTATTGGGAACCACTAGTCTTCTACATGAGTCTATTGGGTTGTGTTACGGTTTAAAAGATTGGATTTTATACAATTATCAAAAGTTATATCTTTGGTAAAATGACAATTTtgatatatcataaaaatttaataagaGAGACTAAATTTAAATAGAACTCGCTAACGTATTAGACAACTTAATGTATTCCTACTTTCCTGGTACAACACATATAGAAACACCGTAACCATCACTTTTCTATATGCCTATATCCTTGTCCAAAGTATAAAGTCTCTTATTGAACAATGATACCAACCTAACATTGACAAGAaaccttttaaaatttcatgttaattacaaattattttcctatatatatattcatgtaACATAACCCAAACTGAACTTGTTTAAAATAATTAGCAATCCaattttttctttcctttttcccTTCCAGTATCCATCTTCACATTTCAGTCTTAGATCATCTATGGACTTGATCGAGGTCCACCGTTTGAGGTATGGAAGGCCAGCCTACCATATGACGATAATAGCACAATTTTTCGGTATACTAGCAATCCTGCTTTTGCTCGTTTGGTTGTTGCATTATCGCGAAGGCATTGATATTGAATCGGACAACCCTTTCCGAATTTTTAATGTATGTATACAATTATGTTAatgatatttatataattatgatAATTGTTGTGTGTTAacattttctctcttttttttggtTGTTTTTGCTAAGGTTCATCCCTTTCTCATGTTCTTCGGATTTATTTTTCTGTCCGGTCAAGGTATGGAATTGATCGAATTATAATTCATGTAGTGTGTAACTTAAAATTAGTTCACTGGTGGTATAAAATTAGTTTTTCCTAAGGTTCAAATTCTTTGTATATGTTTAGAGTTTAAACCTCTCTAGATTTGTTGAATTTAAATCACCTCCTTGACATTGTATTATTTTCGCCTCATATTGTTTCTTTGTTTCAATTTTTGTCTTCTTTGTTGTTGAAATTGAGTTTTAGTCATGTTAATTAGTTTTTGGCAATTTCTAATCATTTTTCATCCAGATGACTGCTGATATATGATACTTGCATATGTAAGCTGTAAACTCGTATTTATGTCAAGAATACATTGAAATTGAAAAACTTCTGATGTAACACAAGCGCCGGCCACCTCACAGTTACGTCAGAAAAAAGAtcgaaattgaaaaaaaaaaataaaataaagacaacagattaatattgaaatttgataacacACCCTTTATTTGATTGAGTAGAACGGATCGATCTCAAAACCTCGGCCATTTGAAATCAAAATCTCGTCTCTGAATCTCAATCTTTTGACCTAATTAATTAACACAATCAAATATCACTTTTGTAGTTACTTTCATACGCACGATTTGATTAATTTAGGGAAATTTTTGTGGCATGAACAGCCATGATGGCATACAAGACCGTTAAGGCAGACAGACCAGTGAGGAAATATGTTCATATGTTACTTCATCTGGTTGCACTTTGTTTGGGGATTGTGGGGTTGCATGCGGTCTTCAAGTTCCATAATAAAAAACATATACCCCATTTAGGTAGCGTCCATTCTTGGATTGGCATTGGGACATTCTCATTGTTTTGCTTGCAGGTACGTACGTCCTACATATATAAGTTATTCGATTTCAACTATTTTTAATTTCGATTTCGTAATAACTTGGTGTCATATTAtatgttatatatattaatttcctTGATTggtaaattttaaatatgtcAATATTTGTTATCAAAGAACCTCATGAATGtgctacacacacacacacacacacacatatatatatacatatataatttttttaagattttaaaacatTCTAAATTTATATATCCATGTTAAATGTTATTAACtggtacatatatatatattgatgcaAATGTCCAGTCTTTTTTATTCGAATTCaacattttgttttttttctctCTGTCCATGACCTATTTGTAGTGGTTGTTCGGGTTGACGATGTTCCTGTTTCCGAGAGTTTCCTCGGAAAGGAGGGCGATGGCTGCACCATGGCACATAACCGGCGGTAGAGTTCTTCTGTTTATGGCCATATGCACGGCGTTGACAGGTTTGATGGAGAAAGCCACTTTCTTGGAACAAAAACTTCAGAATGAAGCTCGTCTTATCAATTTCCTTGGACTAGCGATTCTCCTCtttggcattgctgttgatcttTCCATTTCCCTCTCGCATttcatataatattttttattttataaattttttttggtgTCTAATGGAATAAGAATAATGTTATTTTTCCAAGAGTGGGTTTCAAGAAGCAAGTAAATGTCTGGGGGGTTGATTGTGGCGCTGGATATATTGATAAATTGGTTGTGTTTTGGTTATTGATAAATAGAGAAAATTAATACTTGTATGatcctcaaaagttcgcaatTCTTTGTGATTCGAGACAATGTTCTTCACGAGGTCTTGCCATAATTAAACCCATTCTATACCTTAATCATAATAATGTAATGATTACTTTTGATTTGACCCTACAAATCATGGCATGAGAACCTAACACATTCGCctcataattttataagtaTCACTAATTGTACCTGAAAACCAATCAATTATGCTTATAatgtttaataaaatataactacaagaaaaaagacaaaagacaacggtttttaaccgtGTCATAGGTTAaataaaactgttgttaaaggcCCTGTGGTTAAAAGGtatgctcaaagacaacggtttttaaccgttgtcgtagactctaaagacgacggtgaaacaccgttgtcgtaggtcttgTAGAAATGTTGTTAAAGATCATG
Encoded here:
- the LOC140836162 gene encoding probable transmembrane ascorbate ferrireductase 3, which translates into the protein MDLIEVHRLRYGRPAYHMTIIAQFFGILAILLLLVWLLHYREGIDIESDNPFRIFNVHPFLMFFGFIFLSGQAMMAYKTVKADRPVRKYVHMLLHLVALCLGIVGLHAVFKFHNKKHIPHLGSVHSWIGIGTFSLFCLQWLFGLTMFLFPRVSSERRAMAAPWHITGGRVLLFMAICTALTGLMEKATFLEQKLQNEARLINFLGLAILLFGIAVDLSISLSHFI